The genomic window GAGCGGCTCGGCGACCGGGTGGTGACGCCGCCCGCCGATCCGCGTCGCACGCACGTGTACCATCAGTACGTGATCCGCACGCCGCGGCGCGACGCCCTCCGCGCGCACCTCGAGGCGCGCGACGTCGAGACCGGCATCCACTACCCGGTGCCGATCCACCGGCAGACGGCGTGGCGCGAGACGTTCGGCGACCACCCGGCCCTGCCGCGCGTCGAGGCGATAGCCGGCGAGATCCTGTCGCTGCCCGTGCACCCGGACCTGACCGACCTGGAGGTGGAGCGCGTGGCGGACTCCGTCGTGCGGTTCTTCGACTGATGGGAACGGCCGAGCCACGGCCCTCCCTGTCCATCGTCGTTCCGGTCTACAACGAGGAAGGCAACGTCGGGCCGCTGCACGCCGAGCTGTCGGCGGTCGCCCGGCAGATCGGCCGTCCATACGAGATCGTGTTCGTGAACGATGGCAGCACCGACCAGACGCTGCCGCGCTTGGTCGCCTTGACGAGGGCCGATCCAGCGCTGCGCGTCGTCGAGCTCGACGGCAACTTCGGCGAGGCCGCCGCACTGTCCGCGGGCTTCGACGCCGCCCGCGGCGACGTCGTGGCGACGCTCGACGGCGACGGCCAGAACGACCCCGCCGCGATCCCGTTCCTCCTGGAGAAGCTCGAGGAAGGGTACGACGCCGCCAGCGGGCGTCGCCTGCGACGCCGCGAGGCCTTCACGACCCGCGTGCTCCCCTCGCTGGTCGCGAACCGCGCCATCGCGCTCGCGACCGGCGTGCCGGTCTACGATTGCGGGTGCGGCCTCAAGGCCTACCGCCGTCACCTGGTCGAGGGCGCGCAGCTCCCGCGCGGCTTCAACCGCTTCCTGCCGGCCATCCTCGGCGTCGACCCGAAGCGCGTCGCCGAGATCACCGTGCGCGATCGACCGCGCGGCAGCGGCGCATCGCACTACGGCCTCTCGCGGCTGTTCATCGTCCTGCGCGACCTCCCCGCGCTCCCGCTCCTCACGCGCTTCCGGCGCCCGCCGCAAGCCGTCGTGCGCGCGCTCGGGCGCACGATCGCCGCGGTCTACGCACTCGTCGTCGTGGGGGCGCTCACCGGCCACACCTGGCTGGCGCTCGCGGCGCTCGGGGCGCAGCTCAACTTGATCGCGGCGCGCGACGGTGTCGCGCGCATGGCACTGGCACGCGAAAAGGGCGTGTTCCGGGTGAGAAAGGTGCATCATGGCGGAACGTCGGGTGCGAGTCGGCATCGTGGGACTGGGGTACTGGGGCAAGAACCTGCTCCGTACCTTCAGTGAGCTGCCGCCCGCCCAGGTCACCGATCTCTGCGATCTCGACCCGGCGCTGCTGGACGCCGCCCGCGCAAACCACCCCGACGCGCGCGCCGGGAGCGATCTCGGCGCGCTGCTCGCGCGTCCCGACGTCGACGCGATCGTCGTCGCCACGCCGCCGTCCCGGCACCACGCGATGGCGCTGGCCGCGCTGCGCGCCGGGAAGCACGTCTGGGTGGAGAAGCCGCTCGCGCTGACGGCGGCCGAGGGCCGCGAGCTGGTCGACGCCGCGCGCGCCGCCGGCCGGACGCTGTTCGTCGACGAGACTTTCCTATACGACCCGCTGGTGCGCGAGATGAAGCGCGTGATCGACGCCGGCGAGCTGGGCGACGTCTTCCACCTCTCGTTCGAACGGCTGGGCATGGGCCGCATCCGCCGCGACTCGAACGTGTGGTGGAACTCGGCGCCCCACGACCTCTCGATCCTCTTCTATCTCGTGCCGCGCGCGGTGAAGGCCGTCGACCTCCACCTGCACGCCTACCTGCAGCCCGGGGTCGCGGACATGGCCGTCTGCGATCTCGAGCTCGAGGGCGGCGTCACGGCGCACGTGTACCTCTCGTGGCTCCACCCGGAGAAGACCGCCACCGTCACGGTGATCGGGCGCGATCGGATGCTCGCCTACGAGGGACGCTTCGAGAAGCGCGCCGTCATCCTGTTCGACTACGCCGTCGACCCGAGCCTTCCGGCCACGGCCGAGCCGGGCGGCATCCCGGTCGTGCCGATCACGAAGTTCGAGGGCCGCCGGCTCGACGTCGCGCTCGACGCCGAGCCGCTGCGGCTCGCCGCCGGACACTTCGTCGCGAGCATCCTCGAGGGCACCGAGCCGCTCACCAGCGGCGCACGCTCGCTGCGCGTCGTCGAGACCCTCGAGACGGCGGACCGCACCGCGCGCCGCAGCGGAAGGCTCGCGTAGGCCGGCATGCCGGGAGACGACCCGGCGCCCCGCTCGCGCCTTCGCACCGCGCTCGCCGTCGCGATCGGCGTCACGCTGCTCGTCGTGCTGCTGGTCTACACCGGCTTCGACGAGCTGCACGATCAGTTCGAGAAGCTGGGGGCGCTTTCGCCGCTCGTCCTGCTGCCCTACGTCGGCGTCAGCCTCTGCGACGCGCTCTCGTGGCGCATGACGCTGCCGGAGGGCGTGCGGCGCGGCGTGCCCTTCCCCGCCTTCGTCCTCGCGCGCATCGCGGGCGAAGCGGTCAACAGCGTGACGCCGACCGCGACCCTCGGCGGCGAGCCCGTGAAGGCGCATCTGCTTCGTGCGTACGGGGTCCCGCTGTCCGACGGTCTCGCATCGATCGTGCTCGCCAAGACCACGCTCACGATCGCGCAGAGCCTGTTCACCGCGCTCGGCATCGTGGGGCTGCTCGTGGTGCTCGACCGCGCCGGCATGGCGGGACTCTGGTCCGTCGTGTTCCTCGCGACCCTGGTGGGCTTCACCTATCTCCTGCTCCACGTCCAGCAGCGCAACCCCGTGACCGCCGTGTGGCGCTGGCTCTCGCGCCTGATGCCGAACCTGCACGTCCTGCATCGGCTCGAGCCCAGCGTGAAGGCGATCGACGAGCGGCTTCAGGACTTCTATCGCGGCGAGCGCTGGTCGTTCGCGACCGCGACGGCCTGGAACTTCGCCGGCTGGCTGTTCGGGGTCGTCGAGGTGCAGCTGATCCTCACGCTGATCGGGCATCCGATCTCGTGGCTCGAAGCGTTCGTGATCGAAGCGGTGGCGCAGCCGATCCGCGCCGTCGCGATCATCATCCCGGGGGGCCTCGGCGTGCAGGAATGGGGCGGCGTCGCGTTCTGCCACTTTCTCGGCATGCCGGAATCGGTCGCCGCGACGCTGTGGCTCTGCAAGCGCGGGCGCGAGATCGTCTTCGACATCTTCGGCCTCCTGTATCTCGCACGGCGGACGGCGGTGGACGGCTACCGTGCCCGTGCCTGACCTCGCGCCGCGGAGCCTCGGGCGCACCGGGCTCACCGTGACGCGGATCGGTGTCGGTCTCGCGGCGATCGGCCGCCCCGGCTACATCACCCTCGGCCGTGCGCAGGACCTCCCGGGCGATCGCTCGCCCGACGCCCTGTACGGCCGCGCCGCCGAGGTGCTGGACGCCGCGATCGCGGCGGGTGTGCGCTACGCCGACGTGGCGCGGAGCTACGGACGGGCCGAGGAGTTCCTGGCGCGTTGGCTTCGCGAGCGAGCCGTCGGACGCGACGCCCTCGTCGTGGGCAGCAAGTGGGGCTATCGCTATACGGCCGACTGGCGCATCGACGCCGCCGTACACGAGCAGAAGGAGCTCTCGGTCGAGCGCTTCACCACCCAGCTCGGCGAGACGCGCGCGCTCCTCGGCGATCGGCTGGACCTCTACCAGATCCACAGCGCGACCGCCGAGTCCGGCGTCCTCGTCGACGGTCGCCTGCTCGCCGCGCTCGCCGACGGGCGGCGTCGGGGCGCCTATCGCGCCGTCGGCCTCACGCTGTCCGGCGCGACCTCGGCCCGCGCATTGGGAACCGCGCTCGCAGCCCGCGTCGACGGCGAGCGCGTCTTCGACGTGGTGCAGGCGACGTTCAACTGCCTCGAGCCGTCGCTCGCCCCGCTGCTTCTCGCCGCACGCGGCGAGGGCATGGGCATCATCGCGAAGGAGGTCTTCGCGAACGGCCGTCTGACGGACGCGAACACCCGACCCGACGACGCCGCGCTGCTGGACTCGTTGCGCGCATCGGCGGCGAACTGCCACGCGACGCTCGACCAGGTCGCCATGGCGTTCGTGCTCGCCCACCCGTTCGTCGACGTCGCGCTGTCAGGCGCGGCGACCGCGGCGCAACTCACCTCGCACGTCGCGGCCACGGCCGTGACGCTCGACCCGCCCGACTTCCATCGCCTGCGCGCGCTCGCCGAGCCGCCGCAGCGATACTGGGCGACGCGCGCGACGCTGCCGTGGTCCTAGCGAGACGTCGAGCGCGCGATGTCCATCGCGAGGTCGGGGGGCGAGGCGGAGGCGCCTGCGAAGCGGCGCGACGAAACGTCGGGCCGTGACGCACCGAGTGTTTCGTCGCGCGGCGGAGCCGAAGCCGAAGCCTCGCCCCCCGGCCTCGCGGCACCGAGCGCCGATTTCAACGTCCACGCTTCGTCGCACCGGCAGTGACGCGGTGACGTCGTTCGACCGTGCGGAGGAACGACGTCTTGGCTTTCGCGGAGGCGTCGTACGGGATCGGGACTTCGGTGCCCCAGTCGCGGCCGGCGCGGACGTCGGCCCAGCGCTTGCCGTCCTTGGTGTGGAAGTGGAGGAACGGCGCGCGGCGAAGGTAGAAGATCCCGGGGCGCGGCTCGGAGATGCCCGGGAGCGCGCGCACCTCCGCGAGCACGTCGGCGAGGTCCTTCAGCAGGCCTGGAGGGCAATGCGCCAAGCGGCTCTCCCACTTCCCGCTACCAGTTCCGTGTCCCCACGGCGAGGCAGCTACTGGCGAACGCGGAGGATCGATTCGCTCAGCATGAGGCGCGGCGACGTCCCGCAGTTCGGCGAAGGACCGTGCACCTGCCACGGATGCATGAGGAAGGCGTCGCCGGCCTCGCCGGTGAGCTCGACGACGCGGGTGACGACGTCGTCGACGACCGCGCCCTCGACCATGAATCGCCGGATGCGGTCGTCGTCCGCCGCGTCCGAGCAGAGGTCGCGCAGCCAGGGGCTCACGCGCCCGAGTGCGCGGAGCACGTCCTTCGAGTGCCGCGTCTTCGCGCCCGCGGCGACCAGGCGCCCGACCAGCGTGTGCGATCCCACCACGACGAGCGTTCCCCCGCCGCCGGGTTCGAGGCGGTCGAGCAGGGCGAGGATCCGTACCAAGAACAGCGGGCGCGCCGCACCGCGCGCCGGAATGTCGAGGTGCCACTGCTTGCTCGGTACGTCCCAGTGCGATCCGCACGGAAAGGTGACGAGCGGCGAGCCCCAGCGCTTCGGCGCGCACCAGCAGCCCGCGCCCAGGAGGTCGTCGAGCGCCGCAGCGAGGACGGGGCTCCCGAGCGCCTCGAACGCCGACGATCGCCTGAGCGCCTGGAAGCCCGTCGGCTGCCGTACGCTCCAGGTCTCCGGCCGGCCCGGTTGGATCCCGTGCTCGTCCGACAGCATCCGCCAGAGCCGTTCACGCATGCGCGCCGCGTCGGCTTCGCCGAAGACGCCGCGCAGACGCACGACGCCGCACCGCTCGAACTCGTCACGCTGCGCTGGTGTGAGCACGTCACGCGCGGCGTAGCACGCGCCACACGAGCACGACCACCGTGATCCAGAACGCCTGCGCGCCCCAGGCCGCCGCCGGGACCAGCTCGTCGAGACGCCCCGCGAGCGCGAACGCCACCGGGAAGACGTGCCAGTCGCGCGTGGTGAGCGGTGACAGCACGCTCTCGAGCACGCGATTCTCCCAGGCGTCGACCGCCTGGCGCCGCGCCTCGGTCTGCTCGCTCCAGGTGATGGCCGCGAACGACGCGATGACCCCGAAGCCGAGGAGCCCGAGCGTCGCGGAGCCCGGCCAGGCGGCCACCTTCGCGAGGCGCTTCGCGATTCCGGTGAGCAGCGCGACGTGCACGAGCGTGTCGCCGGTCACGTCGAGGACGTGGCCGAGCTTCGACTCGGTCAGCTTGATGCGGGCGATCTCGCCGTCGCAGCAGTCGAGCACGCCGGAGAGCACGAGCGCGAGAACGCCGCCCAGGATGCCGAGCTCGCTCTCCGCCCCGATCGCGAGGCCGCCCCCGATGCCGATCGCGACCCCGATCACCGTCACGGCATTCGGGGTGAGGGGCGTCCGCAGCAGCAGGCGCGTGAGCGGCCGCGAGAGGCGCCGGTAGAGCAGGCGATCGACGTAGCCGTCGCGCGGGTTCTCGAGGGCACGCAGCAGAGCCTGCTCCACTTGCGCAGGTGGCGCCGACGCGGACGTGAGGGTCCCCTCCGGCGGCCGTGCGCCGCCGCCCCCGTCGTCGAGCAGATGTGTCCCCGGTACGACGCGCACGCGCACGCCGTCGGCGGAGAACGCGATCGCCTGCCCGGGCCGTGCGCGGCGTTGCAGGTCGCGCACGAGCGCCTCGTCGACGACGCTGCCGGGATCGATCACGAGGCGGAGCGTGTCGTCGGACGCCGCGGCCAGCCGCGTCGCCGACGTCACCGCGCAGCGGATGCGCGGGTCGCGGGGCGTCGGCCCCGGTCCCACGAGCGTGCAGCGCTCGACGCCGCTGCGCTGCAGGACGAGCACCGTGCGCAGGAGCAGCGGCACGCCGGCGACCCGGCGGGTCGCGTCGTCCTCGGACGTGAGAATGACGGCGTCGCGGATCGCCGGCGTCACGAGCCCTCGATGCGGGGCAGCACGTCCCGCGCCGCGCGCTCGATGTCCTCGGGGAAGTCGATCTCGATCCACGGCATGCCGTCGACGCGCTCGAAGCCGACCTCGACCCGCGCGAGCAGCTCGGGATAGACCTCCTCGTGCTCGATGCCGGTGTCACCCGCGGCGATCCGTCGATCGAGCAAGTCGCGCAGCACGCGCGCGGCACCGGGGCCGAGCTTCAGGAAGCCGATCGACTCGCCCGAGAGGTCGTAACCCGGCGCGCCACCGCGGACGATGTTGCGCACCCAGCCGTCGCGCACGAGGAGCATCTGCTCCTCGCCGGTGTTCGCCGCGCTCGCGTCCATGAGGAAGCAGCTCTCGTGCGGCGAGCGCACGAGCCGCGCCAGCATCGACGTCTGGCAGAGCACGTCGGCGTCCATCACCAGCACGGGGCGATCGAGGAGGGCGCGCGCGGTCGCGAGCGACAGGATCGCCCCTTCGGCGAATCGTGCGTTGAAGAGCGTCCGCACG from Candidatus Eisenbacteria bacterium includes these protein-coding regions:
- a CDS encoding glycosyltransferase family 2 protein — its product is MGTAEPRPSLSIVVPVYNEEGNVGPLHAELSAVARQIGRPYEIVFVNDGSTDQTLPRLVALTRADPALRVVELDGNFGEAAALSAGFDAARGDVVATLDGDGQNDPAAIPFLLEKLEEGYDAASGRRLRRREAFTTRVLPSLVANRAIALATGVPVYDCGCGLKAYRRHLVEGAQLPRGFNRFLPAILGVDPKRVAEITVRDRPRGSGASHYGLSRLFIVLRDLPALPLLTRFRRPPQAVVRALGRTIAAVYALVVVGALTGHTWLALAALGAQLNLIAARDGVARMALAREKGVFRVRKVHHGGTSGASRHRGTGVLGQEPAPYLQ
- a CDS encoding Gfo/Idh/MocA family oxidoreductase, whose protein sequence is MAERRVRVGIVGLGYWGKNLLRTFSELPPAQVTDLCDLDPALLDAARANHPDARAGSDLGALLARPDVDAIVVATPPSRHHAMALAALRAGKHVWVEKPLALTAAEGRELVDAARAAGRTLFVDETFLYDPLVREMKRVIDAGELGDVFHLSFERLGMGRIRRDSNVWWNSAPHDLSILFYLVPRAVKAVDLHLHAYLQPGVADMAVCDLELEGGVTAHVYLSWLHPEKTATVTVIGRDRMLAYEGRFEKRAVILFDYAVDPSLPATAEPGGIPVVPITKFEGRRLDVALDAEPLRLAAGHFVASILEGTEPLTSGARSLRVVETLETADRTARRSGRLA
- a CDS encoding flippase-like domain-containing protein, which encodes MPGDDPAPRSRLRTALAVAIGVTLLVVLLVYTGFDELHDQFEKLGALSPLVLLPYVGVSLCDALSWRMTLPEGVRRGVPFPAFVLARIAGEAVNSVTPTATLGGEPVKAHLLRAYGVPLSDGLASIVLAKTTLTIAQSLFTALGIVGLLVVLDRAGMAGLWSVVFLATLVGFTYLLLHVQQRNPVTAVWRWLSRLMPNLHVLHRLEPSVKAIDERLQDFYRGERWSFATATAWNFAGWLFGVVEVQLILTLIGHPISWLEAFVIEAVAQPIRAVAIIIPGGLGVQEWGGVAFCHFLGMPESVAATLWLCKRGREIVFDIFGLLYLARRTAVDGYRARA
- a CDS encoding aldo/keto reductase → MPVPDLAPRSLGRTGLTVTRIGVGLAAIGRPGYITLGRAQDLPGDRSPDALYGRAAEVLDAAIAAGVRYADVARSYGRAEEFLARWLRERAVGRDALVVGSKWGYRYTADWRIDAAVHEQKELSVERFTTQLGETRALLGDRLDLYQIHSATAESGVLVDGRLLAALADGRRRGAYRAVGLTLSGATSARALGTALAARVDGERVFDVVQATFNCLEPSLAPLLLAARGEGMGIIAKEVFANGRLTDANTRPDDAALLDSLRASAANCHATLDQVAMAFVLAHPFVDVALSGAATAAQLTSHVAATAVTLDPPDFHRLRALAEPPQRYWATRATLPWS
- a CDS encoding phytanoyl-CoA dioxygenase family protein, which translates into the protein MLTPAQRDEFERCGVVRLRGVFGEADAARMRERLWRMLSDEHGIQPGRPETWSVRQPTGFQALRRSSAFEALGSPVLAAALDDLLGAGCWCAPKRWGSPLVTFPCGSHWDVPSKQWHLDIPARGAARPLFLVRILALLDRLEPGGGGTLVVVGSHTLVGRLVAAGAKTRHSKDVLRALGRVSPWLRDLCSDAADDDRIRRFMVEGAVVDDVVTRVVELTGEAGDAFLMHPWQVHGPSPNCGTSPRLMLSESILRVRQ
- a CDS encoding CDP-alcohol phosphatidyltransferase family protein, which encodes MTPAIRDAVILTSEDDATRRVAGVPLLLRTVLVLQRSGVERCTLVGPGPTPRDPRIRCAVTSATRLAAASDDTLRLVIDPGSVVDEALVRDLQRRARPGQAIAFSADGVRVRVVPGTHLLDDGGGGARPPEGTLTSASAPPAQVEQALLRALENPRDGYVDRLLYRRLSRPLTRLLLRTPLTPNAVTVIGVAIGIGGGLAIGAESELGILGGVLALVLSGVLDCCDGEIARIKLTESKLGHVLDVTGDTLVHVALLTGIAKRLAKVAAWPGSATLGLLGFGVIASFAAITWSEQTEARRQAVDAWENRVLESVLSPLTTRDWHVFPVAFALAGRLDELVPAAAWGAQAFWITVVVLVWRVLRRA
- a CDS encoding NTP transferase domain-containing protein, translating into MTAIILAAGVGKRLHAASGGRPKCLIEIGGKSLLRRLLESLAACEVRDAVVVTGFGDDAVRAALAAPPPGIVVRTLFNARFAEGAILSLATARALLDRPVLVMDADVLCQTSMLARLVRSPHESCFLMDASAANTGEEQMLLVRDGWVRNIVRGGAPGYDLSGESIGFLKLGPGAARVLRDLLDRRIAAGDTGIEHEEVYPELLARVEVGFERVDGMPWIEIDFPEDIERAARDVLPRIEGS